The Sphingobacteriaceae bacterium genome includes a window with the following:
- the sufB gene encoding Fe-S cluster assembly protein SufB — protein MSEEILELVGEYKYGFRDPDEGYAYKGPKGLDEKVVEEISYLKGEPEWMRKIRLHALSVFQKKPMPTWGADLSSLNFDDIHYYMRPTDKQGRSWDEVPDYIKETFERLGIPEAERKFLAGVSAQYESEVVYQSLKKELEEQGVIFTDTDTAVREHPELVRKYFATVVPTEDNKFAALNTAVWSGGSFIYVPPGVQVDIPLQAYFRINVENMGQFERTLIIADEGSFVHYVEGCTAPIYATDSLHSAVVELVALKGSRIRYTTIQNWSNNVYNLVTKRAVAHEDATVEWVDANIGSKVTMKYPAVYMVGRGARADVLSIAFAGKGQHQDAGAKVVHVAPDTRSKIVSKSISKDGGRATYRGLVKVYKGAVNSASRVECDALMFGADSRSDTYPYIEVDEQRGVTVEHEASVSKVGEEQLFYLMSRGLNMDEAMALVVNGFIEPFTKELPMEYAVEMNRLIQLEMEGSVG, from the coding sequence GTGAGCGAGGAAATCCTGGAACTAGTAGGCGAGTATAAATACGGCTTCCGGGACCCCGACGAAGGCTACGCCTACAAGGGCCCCAAGGGCCTGGATGAAAAAGTCGTCGAAGAGATTTCCTATCTTAAGGGCGAGCCCGAATGGATGCGGAAGATCCGGCTCCACGCCCTCTCCGTCTTCCAGAAGAAGCCCATGCCCACGTGGGGCGCGGACCTGAGCAGCTTGAATTTTGACGACATTCACTACTACATGCGTCCTACCGACAAGCAGGGGCGCAGCTGGGACGAGGTGCCCGACTACATCAAGGAAACCTTCGAGCGCCTCGGCATCCCCGAAGCTGAACGGAAGTTCCTGGCCGGCGTTTCGGCTCAGTACGAGTCCGAGGTGGTCTACCAGAGCCTGAAGAAGGAACTGGAAGAGCAGGGTGTCATCTTCACCGACACAGACACCGCCGTCCGGGAGCATCCCGAGCTGGTCCGCAAGTACTTTGCCACGGTAGTGCCTACGGAAGACAACAAGTTTGCCGCATTGAACACCGCCGTATGGTCCGGCGGCTCCTTCATCTACGTGCCGCCGGGAGTGCAGGTGGACATTCCCCTGCAGGCCTACTTCCGCATCAACGTGGAGAACATGGGCCAGTTCGAGCGGACCCTCATCATCGCCGACGAGGGGTCTTTCGTGCACTACGTGGAAGGCTGCACGGCGCCCATCTACGCCACCGACTCCCTCCACAGCGCCGTGGTGGAGCTGGTGGCCCTGAAGGGGTCGCGCATCCGGTACACCACCATCCAAAACTGGTCCAACAACGTCTACAACCTGGTGACCAAGCGGGCGGTGGCCCACGAGGACGCCACCGTGGAATGGGTCGACGCCAACATCGGCTCCAAGGTCACCATGAAGTACCCGGCGGTGTACATGGTGGGCCGGGGCGCCCGGGCCGACGTGCTGTCCATCGCCTTCGCCGGCAAGGGCCAGCACCAGGACGCCGGGGCCAAGGTGGTCCACGTGGCTCCCGACACCCGGTCCAAGATCGTGTCCAAGTCCATCTCCAAGGACGGCGGCCGCGCCACCTACCGGGGCCTGGTGAAGGTCTACAAGGGCGCCGTCAACTCCGCCTCCCGGGTGGAGTGCGACGCCCTCATGTTCGGCGCCGACTCCCGCTCCGACACCTATCCCTACATCGAGGTGGATGAGCAGCGGGGCGTCACCGTGGAGCACGAAGCCAGCGTCTCCAAGGTGGGCGAGGAGCAGTTGTTCTACCTGATGAGCCGCGGCCTGAACATGGACGAGGCCATGGCCTTGGTGGTCAACGGCTTCATCGAGCCCTTCACCAAGGAGCTGCCCATGGAGTACGCCGTGGAGATGAACCGCCTGATCCAACTGGAAATGGAAGGTTCGGTCGGGTAA
- a CDS encoding non-heme iron oxygenase ferredoxin subunit: MRVAAVEDVPPGTSACFQVEGRRVAVFHLEDGFYAIDDICSHDEASLSAGEIMNGTVSCPRHGAKFDIATGRALTLPAVLPVDTFQVKVEDGSVFVDVS, from the coding sequence GTGAGGGTGGCCGCCGTGGAGGACGTTCCGCCCGGCACTTCCGCCTGCTTCCAAGTGGAAGGCAGGCGGGTGGCGGTGTTCCACCTGGAGGACGGGTTTTACGCCATCGATGATATTTGCAGTCACGACGAAGCATCACTATCGGCAGGGGAAATCATGAACGGTACGGTTTCCTGTCCCCGCCACGGCGCCAAGTTCGACATCGCCACCGGCCGTGCCCTGACCCTGCCGGCGGTCCTGCCTGTGGATACATTCCAGGTCAAGGTGGAGGACGGCAGCGTTTTCGTGGATGTGTCGTAA